The following coding sequences are from one Streptomyces dengpaensis window:
- a CDS encoding sigma-70 family RNA polymerase sigma factor: MDADELLVLVAGGDQKAFEELYGLVSGPVFGLVRRVVRDPAQTEEVAQEVLLELWRSAARFDPGRGSALSWILTLAHRRAVDRVRSARAATEREQREGLRAHHPAFDQVAEEVEAGLEREWVRRCLDRLTALQRQSVTLAYYDGYTYREVAERLSLPLGTVKTRMRDGLTRLRECLGGVA, translated from the coding sequence GTGGACGCGGACGAACTTCTGGTGCTCGTGGCCGGAGGTGACCAGAAGGCATTCGAGGAGCTGTACGGACTGGTGTCCGGGCCGGTGTTCGGACTTGTGCGCCGCGTGGTCCGGGACCCTGCCCAGACGGAGGAGGTGGCCCAGGAGGTACTGCTCGAACTCTGGCGCTCCGCCGCGCGGTTCGATCCCGGGCGCGGCAGCGCCCTGTCCTGGATCCTCACGCTCGCGCACCGCCGAGCCGTCGACCGGGTCCGCAGCGCCCGCGCGGCCACCGAGCGCGAGCAGCGCGAGGGGCTGCGGGCTCACCACCCCGCCTTCGACCAGGTCGCCGAGGAGGTCGAGGCCGGACTCGAACGCGAGTGGGTGCGCCGCTGCCTCGACCGCCTCACCGCCCTGCAACGCCAGTCCGTCACCCTCGCCTACTACGACGGCTACACCTACCGCGAAGTCGCCGAACGCCTCTCCCTCCCCCTCGGCACCGTCAAGACCCGCATGCGCGACGGCCTGACGCGGCTGCGCGAGTGCCTGGGAGGTGTCGCATGA
- a CDS encoding anti-sigma factor codes for MSRLDRLLRRDLHSLAAPYALDALEPDERRRFEGHLRHCARCTAEVRALAEDAVRLAWSTAAPAPAALRDRVLSAVRTTPQEAPSRDSRDSRDSRDFRDFRDFRESWDSRDSRDARGGQQPARARGDRQAPRARAPRLRPLLAPLATTTAAAALVVASLFAVQATRTQDQLDQERAQAREIAHVLAAPDARATSERDAQGRGIGVVASASERRAVVTVSGLGTPSGGRVHQLWLMRPSENPRSLGLFDGDTPLVADGLNSNATSLAVTVEPHGGSAQPTTAPVVQLALNSVGFGE; via the coding sequence ATGAGCAGGCTCGACCGCCTGTTGCGGCGCGATCTGCACTCCCTCGCCGCACCGTACGCGCTCGACGCCCTCGAGCCCGATGAACGTCGCCGTTTCGAGGGGCATCTGCGGCACTGTGCGCGCTGCACCGCCGAGGTGCGTGCCCTCGCCGAGGACGCGGTGCGCCTCGCGTGGTCGACGGCGGCACCTGCTCCGGCCGCGCTGCGCGACCGGGTTCTGAGTGCCGTCCGTACGACTCCCCAGGAGGCGCCTTCCCGGGACTCGCGGGACTCGCGGGACTCGCGGGACTTCCGGGACTTCCGGGACTTCCGGGAATCATGGGACTCCCGGGACTCCCGGGATGCGCGCGGGGGCCAACAGCCCGCACGCGCGCGTGGAGATCGGCAGGCCCCCCGCGCGCGTGCCCCCCGTCTGCGCCCCCTCCTCGCCCCGCTCGCCACGACCACGGCCGCCGCGGCCCTCGTCGTCGCCTCGCTCTTCGCGGTGCAGGCGACGCGCACGCAGGACCAGCTCGACCAGGAACGCGCCCAGGCACGTGAGATCGCCCACGTTCTCGCGGCACCCGACGCACGGGCCACCAGTGAGCGGGACGCACAGGGCCGTGGAATCGGAGTTGTCGCCTCCGCATCGGAGCGACGCGCCGTCGTGACGGTGAGCGGGCTCGGCACTCCCTCCGGGGGGCGCGTGCACCAGTTGTGGCTCATGCGCCCCAGCGAGAATCCGCGTTCCCTCGGCCTCTTCGACGGCGACACGCCCTTGGTGGCCGACGGACTGAATTCGAACGCCACGTCACTCGCTGTGACCGTCGAGCCTCACGGAGGCTCAGCGCAGCCCACCACCGCACCGGTTGTCCAACTCGCCCTGAATTCGGTTGGATTCGGAGAGTAA
- a CDS encoding type ISP restriction/modification enzyme: MPSVTHDDAPLLADLMPWSVAPPRLGRWWPTAPDAGSLKARWDALMKAEGPDREALFGPTRSRTTHSAVAQLPGQSTGTGRLARESGPCPEPVRVLHGPFDEQWLIPDHRLIDAARPELWRVKDRRQVFTVEQSVVPDASGPVLLAASSLPLSAGRGGRVRPLYRRPGGLEPNLAPGLLDHLGTRLGHSPDPVDLLAWTVAAARAGRNGCAVPITAAPDVWTYGVELGRRMLWLMCRDGERPKLPGGRRPYVRAPLPARPLDLRYDRAEEALHVDEGRISPVPPEAWDFEVGGVRVLEQWFASRTEPPEPGTLEAIRPATWPQAWTSELLELITVLALLAELRTQQAGLTVEKPITAEELRTAGVLPVPDSARRPASVLDHHEEGPEGQFALI, from the coding sequence ATGCCCAGCGTGACGCACGACGACGCTCCGCTGCTCGCGGACCTCATGCCGTGGTCCGTCGCCCCGCCGCGGCTGGGCCGGTGGTGGCCGACGGCCCCCGACGCCGGTTCCCTGAAGGCGCGCTGGGACGCCCTGATGAAGGCCGAAGGGCCGGACCGCGAGGCGCTGTTCGGGCCGACGCGCTCGCGCACGACGCACTCGGCGGTGGCGCAGCTGCCAGGGCAGTCAACCGGGACGGGCCGCCTGGCACGCGAGTCGGGTCCCTGTCCGGAGCCCGTACGTGTCCTGCACGGCCCCTTCGACGAGCAGTGGCTGATTCCCGACCACCGGCTGATCGACGCGGCGCGTCCCGAGTTGTGGCGGGTGAAAGATCGGCGGCAAGTGTTCACGGTCGAGCAGTCGGTGGTGCCGGACGCGTCCGGGCCGGTGCTGCTCGCCGCCTCCTCGCTGCCCCTGAGCGCCGGCCGCGGGGGCCGCGTCCGCCCCCTCTACCGGCGCCCCGGCGGCCTCGAACCGAACCTGGCGCCCGGCCTGTTGGACCACCTCGGCACCCGCCTCGGCCACTCCCCTGACCCCGTCGACCTCCTCGCCTGGACGGTCGCGGCCGCCCGGGCCGGCCGGAACGGATGCGCCGTCCCGATCACCGCCGCCCCCGACGTATGGACGTACGGCGTCGAGTTGGGCCGCCGGATGCTGTGGCTGATGTGCCGCGACGGCGAGCGCCCCAAGCTCCCCGGCGGCCGCCGCCCGTACGTCCGCGCCCCGCTCCCCGCGCGCCCCCTCGACCTGCGCTACGACCGCGCCGAGGAGGCCCTCCACGTCGACGAGGGCCGGATCTCACCCGTACCGCCGGAGGCCTGGGACTTCGAGGTGGGCGGCGTGCGCGTACTGGAGCAGTGGTTCGCGTCCAGGACCGAGCCGCCCGAGCCGGGCACCCTTGAGGCGATCCGGCCCGCCACCTGGCCGCAGGCCTGGACGTCCGAACTCCTCGAACTCATCACGGTGCTCGCGCTGCTCGCGGAACTGCGGACCCAGCAGGCCGGGTTGACCGTGGAAAAGCCGATCACCGCGGAGGAACTGCGCACGGCGGGCGTCCTTCCCGTACCGGACTCCGCACGCCGTCCCGCGTCCGTCCTCGACCATCACGAAGAGGGCCCCGAAGGGCAGTTCGCGCTGATCTAA
- a CDS encoding GntR family transcriptional regulator has product MTSFAPDSIVLNRKLPLWYQVSQSLRASILGRSPQDPLRLPTEEQLAGHYGVSVLTMRQALKELEDEGLITRHRRRGTFIEPSAQRGAPVRLLGSVDAIVAQQSGMTTKLLDHGTVPVPAELAESFPDLAEVGTYHRLRSDEKTGEPTNHARNYVRPELAALIDPEDLVRGPMTKVLRDVVGVRISRITDTVEARLADPETARLLHVPLLSPILHYTGIVYGEDGRALDVARIHYRGDRFSFTVTLDAH; this is encoded by the coding sequence GTGACCTCCTTCGCTCCGGACTCGATCGTCCTGAACCGCAAGCTGCCGCTCTGGTATCAGGTGTCGCAGTCCCTGCGTGCCTCGATACTCGGCCGCTCGCCCCAGGACCCGCTGCGCCTGCCCACCGAGGAGCAGTTGGCGGGGCACTACGGGGTGAGCGTGCTGACCATGCGGCAGGCGCTCAAGGAGCTGGAGGACGAGGGGCTCATCACCCGCCATCGCCGGCGGGGCACGTTCATCGAGCCGAGCGCGCAGCGGGGTGCGCCCGTGCGGCTGCTCGGCTCGGTGGACGCGATCGTGGCCCAGCAGTCGGGCATGACGACGAAGCTGCTGGACCACGGCACCGTGCCGGTCCCCGCCGAACTCGCCGAGTCCTTCCCGGATCTGGCCGAGGTGGGGACGTACCACCGGCTGCGCAGCGACGAGAAGACCGGCGAGCCGACGAACCACGCGCGCAACTACGTCCGGCCCGAACTGGCGGCGCTGATCGACCCCGAGGATCTGGTGCGCGGGCCCATGACCAAGGTGCTGCGGGATGTGGTGGGCGTGCGCATCAGCCGGATCACCGACACCGTGGAGGCACGGCTCGCGGACCCGGAGACGGCGCGGCTGCTCCACGTCCCGCTGCTCAGCCCGATCCTGCACTACACGGGCATCGTGTACGGCGAGGACGGCCGCGCCCTGGACGTGGCCCGCATCCACTACCGCGGTGACCGCTTCTCCTTCACGGTCACCCTCGACGCGCACTGA
- the hmgA gene encoding homogentisate 1,2-dioxygenase encodes MSGHAAVTSGDDARKTAEGLVYLSGFGNEHSSEAVPGALPHGRNAPQRAPLGLYAEQLSGTAFTEPRAHNRRSWLYRIRPSAAHPAFTRVDNGALRTAPFTETVPDPNRLRWNPLPEPPAGTDFLAGLWTLGGNGDVTQRTGMAVHLYHANSSMDRVFSDADGELLIVPERGGLLLRTEFGLLHVEPGQVALIPRGVRFRVELLDAVSDRGQSPSARGYVCENYGAPFRLPDLGPIGANGLANARDFLAPVAAYEDAEGPVEVVNKFCGNLWRATYDHSPLDVVAWHGNHVPYIYDLRRFNVIGTISYDHPDPSIFTVLTSPSDTPGLAGVDFVVFAPRWLVGEDTFRPPYFHRNVMSEYMGLIEGAYDAKAEGFVPGGGSLHNMMSAHGPDRETFDRASAAELRPQKIDDGLAFMFETRWPVTATAQAAGAEHLQQGYDDVWQGLQRHFRPVD; translated from the coding sequence ATGAGCGGGCACGCGGCGGTCACGAGCGGCGATGACGCGAGGAAGACGGCCGAAGGGCTGGTCTACCTCTCCGGTTTCGGTAACGAGCACAGCTCGGAGGCGGTCCCGGGGGCACTGCCGCACGGGCGCAACGCACCGCAGCGCGCACCGCTCGGGCTGTACGCGGAGCAGCTGAGCGGTACGGCCTTCACCGAGCCGCGGGCGCACAATCGGCGTTCATGGCTGTACCGGATCCGCCCGTCGGCCGCGCACCCGGCGTTCACCCGGGTGGACAACGGCGCGCTCCGCACGGCTCCCTTCACGGAGACGGTGCCCGACCCGAACCGGCTGCGCTGGAACCCGCTGCCCGAGCCGCCCGCGGGGACGGACTTCCTCGCGGGCCTGTGGACCCTGGGCGGCAACGGCGACGTGACGCAGCGCACCGGCATGGCGGTGCACCTGTATCACGCCAACTCCTCGATGGACCGCGTCTTCAGCGACGCCGACGGCGAACTGCTGATCGTGCCCGAGCGCGGCGGGCTGCTGCTGCGTACCGAGTTCGGTCTGCTGCATGTGGAGCCCGGCCAGGTCGCGCTCATCCCCCGTGGTGTGCGCTTCCGTGTGGAGCTGCTGGACGCCGTGTCCGATCGCGGGCAGAGCCCGAGCGCTCGCGGTTATGTGTGCGAGAACTACGGGGCGCCGTTCCGGCTGCCCGATCTCGGCCCGATCGGCGCCAATGGCCTCGCGAACGCCCGTGACTTCCTCGCGCCCGTCGCCGCGTACGAGGACGCCGAGGGCCCGGTCGAGGTGGTGAACAAGTTCTGCGGCAACCTCTGGCGGGCGACGTACGACCACTCGCCGCTGGATGTGGTCGCCTGGCACGGCAACCATGTGCCATACATCTATGACCTGCGCCGTTTCAATGTGATCGGCACCATCAGCTACGACCACCCGGACCCGTCGATCTTCACGGTGCTGACGTCCCCGTCGGACACCCCCGGTCTGGCCGGCGTCGACTTCGTCGTCTTCGCGCCGCGCTGGCTGGTGGGCGAGGACACGTTCCGGCCGCCGTACTTCCACCGGAATGTGATGAGCGAGTACATGGGGCTCATCGAGGGCGCGTACGACGCGAAGGCGGAAGGCTTTGTTCCGGGCGGTGGTTCGCTGCACAACATGATGTCGGCGCACGGGCCGGACCGGGAGACCTTCGACCGGGCCAGCGCCGCCGAACTGCGCCCGCAGAAGATCGACGACGGGCTGGCCTTCATGTTCGAGACGCGCTGGCCGGTGACCGCGACGGCGCAGGCGGCAGGGGCGGAGCATCTGCAACAGGGGTACGACGACGTGTGGCAGGGCCTCCAGCGGCACTTCCGTCCCGTCGACTGA
- a CDS encoding TetR/AcrR family transcriptional regulator translates to MKPVPHTTSLRRAPIQRRSAERLTRILDACADLLDEVGYDALSTRAVAQRAGVPIGSVYRFFGNKRAMADALAQRNLERYTERVTERLREADGGGWRAAMDAVLDEYLAMKRTAPGFSLVDFGNQIPVGNRDTEPNTRVADRLTDLLSGYLDRAPDEDLRRTFLIAVETADTLVQLAFRVAPEGDERIIEEARELLRAYLGKVLD, encoded by the coding sequence ATGAAGCCTGTGCCCCATACGACCTCGCTGCGCAGAGCGCCCATACAACGGCGCAGCGCCGAACGACTGACCAGAATCCTCGACGCCTGCGCCGATCTCCTCGACGAGGTCGGCTACGACGCCCTGAGTACCCGGGCCGTGGCCCAGCGGGCCGGGGTTCCCATCGGCTCCGTCTACCGCTTCTTCGGCAACAAGCGCGCGATGGCCGACGCGCTCGCCCAGCGCAACCTGGAGCGCTATACCGAGCGCGTCACCGAGCGCCTCCGGGAGGCGGACGGCGGAGGCTGGCGCGCGGCCATGGATGCCGTGCTCGACGAATACCTCGCCATGAAGCGCACGGCGCCCGGCTTCTCCCTCGTCGACTTCGGCAACCAGATCCCGGTCGGCAACCGTGACACCGAGCCCAACACCCGAGTCGCCGACCGCCTTACCGACCTGCTCTCCGGCTACCTCGACCGCGCCCCCGACGAGGATCTCCGCCGTACCTTCCTGATCGCGGTGGAGACCGCCGACACCCTCGTCCAGCTGGCCTTCCGGGTCGCCCCGGAGGGGGACGAGAGGATCATCGAGGAGGCGCGGGAGCTGCTGCGGGCGTATCTGGGCAAAGTGCTCGACTGA
- a CDS encoding molybdopterin oxidoreductase family protein yields MSRTSGTTPDSRTALRICPLCEATCGLTLTIEGTRVTSARGDHDDVFSKGFICPKGASFGAVDGDPDRLRTPLVRKNGELREATWEEAFDAVAAGLRPVVERDGPHAVGVVLGNPNVHTMAGALYPPVLLTALRTHSVFTASTVDQMPKHVSSGLLYGDANAIPVPDLDHTDHLLLIGANPLESNGSLCTAPDFPGKLKALRKRGGTLTVIDPRRTRTAQLADRHVAIRPGTDALLLAAMTYVVFEEKLVDLGDLAPHVQDADELADAVRDFTPEAVSEACDVDAGTIRALARELAAAPTAAVYGRIGSCTVPHGTLASWLVDVLNILTGNLDRPGGALFPQAATDKTPRPAGPGRGFALGRWRSRVSRHPEAKGELPLAALAEEIDTATDEGSPIRAVIVVAANPVLSAPDGDRLDKALDALDFMVSVDPYLNETSRHAHVVLPPPPPAQSAHHDFAFNTLAVRNQVRYTRPAVPLEPGRLAETEILARLVLAATGMHGADPSAVDAMVIDTTLGKSVTEAHSPVHGRDPKELAGLLTGENGAERRLDMMLRLGPYGDGFGARPDGLSLEKLLAHPHGIDLGPLQPRLPQRLKTPSGKIELLPGPIVDDLPRLRDALRERPAGLVLVGRRHLRSNNSWMHNVPALTGGSNRCTLHIHPDDAARLGLADGAAVRVKGAGGEVTAPAEVTDAVRRGVVSLPHGWGHDRPGTRMSHAALDPGVNVNQLLDGSLLDPLSGTAVLNGVPVELTPATALTEEFAATGQ; encoded by the coding sequence GTGTCCCGCACCTCCGGCACCACCCCCGACTCGCGCACCGCCCTGCGTATCTGCCCCCTGTGCGAGGCCACGTGCGGGCTGACGCTCACGATCGAGGGCACCCGCGTGACCAGCGCCCGGGGCGACCACGACGATGTGTTCAGCAAGGGGTTCATCTGCCCCAAGGGCGCCTCCTTCGGGGCGGTCGACGGGGACCCGGACCGGCTGCGCACCCCCCTCGTCCGCAAGAACGGCGAACTGCGCGAAGCCACTTGGGAGGAGGCCTTCGACGCGGTGGCCGCGGGGCTGCGGCCGGTCGTCGAGCGGGATGGGCCGCACGCAGTCGGCGTCGTCCTCGGCAACCCGAACGTGCACACCATGGCCGGTGCCCTCTACCCGCCCGTCCTGCTCACCGCGTTGCGCACCCACAGCGTTTTCACCGCCTCCACCGTCGACCAGATGCCCAAGCACGTGTCGAGCGGACTGCTGTACGGCGACGCGAACGCCATCCCGGTGCCGGACCTCGACCACACCGACCACCTGCTGCTCATCGGCGCCAACCCGCTGGAATCCAACGGGAGTCTGTGCACCGCCCCCGACTTCCCCGGCAAGCTCAAGGCGCTGCGCAAACGCGGCGGCACCCTCACCGTCATCGACCCGCGCCGCACCCGTACGGCCCAACTCGCCGACCGCCATGTGGCGATCCGCCCCGGCACCGACGCGTTGCTCCTCGCGGCGATGACGTACGTCGTCTTCGAGGAGAAGCTCGTCGACCTCGGCGACCTCGCCCCGCACGTCCAGGATGCCGACGAACTCGCCGACGCTGTACGGGACTTCACCCCCGAGGCCGTGAGCGAGGCCTGCGACGTGGACGCCGGCACCATCCGGGCCCTGGCGCGCGAGCTCGCCGCCGCGCCCACCGCCGCCGTCTACGGCCGCATCGGCAGCTGCACCGTCCCGCACGGCACCCTGGCCAGCTGGCTCGTCGACGTCCTCAACATCCTCACCGGCAACCTCGACCGGCCCGGCGGCGCCCTCTTCCCGCAGGCGGCGACCGACAAGACGCCCCGCCCCGCGGGCCCCGGACGCGGCTTCGCGCTCGGCCGCTGGCGCAGCAGGGTCAGCCGCCACCCCGAAGCCAAGGGTGAATTGCCGCTGGCCGCCCTCGCCGAGGAGATCGACACCGCGACGGACGAGGGCAGCCCGATCCGCGCGGTCATCGTCGTCGCCGCCAACCCCGTCCTGTCCGCACCCGACGGCGACCGCCTCGACAAGGCGCTCGACGCACTGGACTTCATGGTCAGCGTCGACCCGTACCTGAACGAGACCTCACGCCACGCGCATGTCGTCCTGCCGCCGCCTCCGCCCGCGCAGAGCGCGCACCACGACTTCGCCTTCAATACCCTCGCCGTGCGCAACCAGGTCCGCTACACCCGCCCCGCCGTCCCCCTGGAACCGGGCCGCCTGGCGGAGACCGAGATCCTCGCGCGGCTCGTCCTCGCCGCGACCGGCATGCACGGCGCCGACCCGTCCGCCGTCGACGCGATGGTCATCGACACCACTCTCGGCAAGTCCGTCACCGAAGCACACTCACCGGTGCACGGCCGCGACCCGAAGGAACTCGCCGGCCTGCTCACCGGCGAGAACGGCGCCGAACGACGGCTCGACATGATGCTGCGCCTCGGCCCGTACGGCGACGGATTCGGCGCCCGGCCCGACGGGCTGAGCCTCGAGAAGCTGCTCGCCCATCCGCACGGCATCGATCTCGGACCGCTCCAGCCTCGACTGCCGCAGCGGCTGAAGACGCCCAGCGGGAAGATCGAGCTGCTGCCCGGACCGATCGTCGACGATCTGCCGCGCCTGCGGGATGCGCTGCGCGAGCGCCCGGCCGGGCTTGTGCTCGTCGGCCGCCGCCATCTGCGCTCCAACAACAGCTGGATGCACAACGTGCCCGCGCTCACCGGCGGTTCCAACCGTTGCACCCTGCACATCCACCCCGACGACGCCGCACGCCTCGGCCTCGCCGACGGGGCCGCCGTACGCGTCAAGGGCGCCGGGGGAGAGGTGACGGCGCCCGCGGAGGTCACCGACGCCGTACGGCGCGGGGTGGTGAGCCTGCCGCACGGCTGGGGCCACGACCGCCCCGGCACGCGGATGAGCCACGCCGCCCTGGACCCGGGCGTCAACGTCAACCAGCTCCTCGACGGTTCGCTGCTCGACCCGCTGTCGGGCACCGCGGTGCTCAACGGCGTGCCCGTCGAGCTCACGCCCGCCACCGCGCTCACCGAGGAGTTCGCCGCGACAGGCCAATGA
- a CDS encoding CitMHS family transporter: MLTILGFTMIATFLVLIMLKKLSPIAALVLIPALFCVFVGKGAKLGDYTIDGVTSLAPTAAMLMFAIVYFGVMIDVGLFDPIVRGILKFCKADPMRIVVGTAVLAAIVSLDGDGSTTFMITVSAMYPLYKRLKMSLVVMTGVAAMANGVMNTLPWGGPTARAATALKLDASDIFVPMIPALAVGLLGVFLLSYVLGLRERKRLGTLTLDKVLVEEPETETVLVGAGNKASGSEGAGGKAMGNKAVAAGGSGSGTDADAPDEGQDDRMLQVLDPARPTLRPKLYWFNALLTVALLTAMIMEWLPIPVLFLLGAALALTVNFPHMPDQKARLGAHAENVLNVSGMVFAAAVFTGVLQGTGMVDDMAKWLVSIVPDGMGPHMALVTGVLSIPLTYFMSNDGFYFGVLPVLAEAGQAHGVSPLEIARASLVGQPLHMSSPLVPAVYVLVGMAKVEFGDHTRFVVKWAALTCLVVLGAGTLFGIV, translated from the coding sequence ATGCTGACCATCCTCGGCTTCACCATGATCGCGACCTTCCTGGTCCTGATCATGCTGAAGAAGTTGTCGCCGATCGCGGCGCTCGTACTGATTCCGGCACTCTTCTGTGTCTTCGTCGGCAAGGGCGCCAAACTCGGTGACTACACCATCGACGGCGTCACCAGCCTCGCCCCGACCGCGGCGATGCTGATGTTCGCGATCGTCTACTTCGGCGTGATGATCGACGTCGGTCTCTTCGACCCGATCGTCCGGGGGATCCTCAAGTTCTGCAAGGCCGACCCGATGCGCATCGTCGTCGGCACCGCCGTACTCGCCGCCATCGTCTCGCTCGACGGCGACGGCTCGACCACCTTCATGATCACGGTCTCGGCGATGTACCCGCTGTACAAGCGCCTCAAGATGAGCCTGGTCGTCATGACCGGCGTCGCCGCGATGGCCAACGGCGTGATGAACACCCTGCCGTGGGGCGGCCCGACGGCCCGCGCCGCGACCGCCCTGAAGCTGGACGCCAGCGACATCTTCGTCCCGATGATCCCGGCCCTCGCCGTCGGCCTCCTCGGCGTCTTCCTCCTCTCGTACGTCCTCGGCCTGCGCGAGCGCAAGCGGCTCGGCACGCTCACGCTGGACAAGGTGCTCGTGGAGGAGCCGGAGACGGAGACCGTGCTGGTGGGCGCGGGCAACAAGGCTTCGGGTAGCGAGGGTGCGGGCGGCAAGGCCATGGGCAACAAGGCCGTGGCGGCGGGCGGTTCGGGCTCCGGCACGGACGCCGACGCGCCGGACGAGGGCCAGGACGACCGGATGCTTCAGGTCCTCGACCCGGCCCGGCCCACCCTGCGTCCGAAGCTCTACTGGTTCAACGCGCTGCTCACGGTCGCGCTGCTCACCGCCATGATCATGGAGTGGCTGCCGATCCCGGTGCTGTTCCTCCTCGGTGCGGCACTGGCTCTGACCGTCAACTTCCCGCACATGCCCGACCAGAAGGCCCGCCTCGGCGCCCACGCCGAGAACGTCCTCAACGTCTCCGGCATGGTCTTCGCCGCCGCCGTCTTCACCGGCGTCCTGCAGGGCACCGGCATGGTCGACGACATGGCCAAGTGGCTGGTCTCCATCGTCCCCGACGGCATGGGCCCGCACATGGCCCTGGTCACCGGAGTCCTGAGCATCCCGCTCACGTACTTCATGTCGAACGACGGCTTCTACTTCGGCGTCCTCCCGGTCCTCGCCGAGGCCGGCCAGGCCCACGGCGTCTCCCCCTTGGAGATCGCCCGCGCCTCGCTGGTCGGCCAGCCCCTGCACATGTCGAGCCCGCTCGTCCCGGCCGTATACGTCCTGGTCGGCATGGCCAAGGTGGAGTTCGGAGACCACACGCGGTTCGTGGTGAAGTGGGCCGCGCTCACGTGTCTGGTGGTGCTTGGGGCGGGGACTTTGTTCGGGATCGTCTGA
- a CDS encoding MFS transporter — MEDLPLVPGENRGWLLRLVIAFSFAQGAVSMARPAVSYRALALGADERAVGVIAGVYALLPLFAAVPLGRRTDHGRCAPLLPVGVVLISGGCVLSGLADSLWAMAIWSGVMGLGHLCFVIGAQSLVARQSAPHEQDRNFGHFTIGASLGQLVGPIAAGALIGGPDMAGTSALALLVAGVGAAVAFTSLWRIEDRRTTPKSRTAQGGRVPVQRILRARGVPAGILISLSVLSATDILTAYLPVVGEHRGIAPSVIGVLLSLRAAATIACRLVLTPLLRMLGRTLLLTVTCLLAALLCAGIALPVPVWILALILAALGFCLGVGQPLSMTTVVQAAPDGARSTALALRLTGNRLGQVAAPAAAGLVAGVAGVAAPFVMLGALLLLSSGIALRSSASAKPPRNPSEPRRTHTPVRRKSDL, encoded by the coding sequence ATGGAGGACCTCCCTCTAGTGCCAGGAGAGAACCGCGGCTGGCTACTCCGCCTCGTCATCGCCTTCAGCTTCGCGCAGGGCGCGGTGTCGATGGCCCGGCCCGCCGTCTCCTACCGTGCCCTCGCGCTGGGTGCGGACGAGCGCGCGGTCGGTGTGATCGCGGGCGTGTACGCCCTGCTTCCGCTGTTCGCCGCCGTCCCCCTCGGCCGCCGTACCGACCACGGCCGCTGCGCACCTCTGTTGCCCGTCGGCGTCGTCCTCATATCCGGCGGCTGCGTGCTGAGCGGCCTCGCCGACTCCCTGTGGGCGATGGCGATCTGGAGCGGAGTGATGGGCCTGGGCCACTTGTGCTTCGTGATCGGCGCCCAGTCGCTCGTGGCCCGCCAGTCCGCCCCGCACGAACAGGACCGCAACTTCGGCCACTTCACGATCGGCGCCTCGCTCGGCCAGCTGGTCGGCCCCATCGCGGCGGGCGCCCTGATCGGCGGCCCCGACATGGCCGGTACGAGTGCGCTCGCGCTGCTGGTCGCGGGCGTCGGCGCGGCCGTCGCGTTCACGTCGCTGTGGCGCATAGAGGACCGTCGTACGACGCCCAAGTCCCGTACCGCGCAAGGCGGACGTGTCCCCGTGCAGCGCATCCTGCGCGCCCGCGGCGTGCCCGCGGGCATCCTCATCAGCCTCTCCGTGCTGTCCGCGACCGACATACTCACCGCGTACCTGCCGGTGGTCGGCGAGCACCGGGGCATCGCGCCGTCGGTCATCGGCGTCCTGCTCAGCCTCCGCGCGGCGGCCACCATCGCCTGCCGCCTGGTCCTCACGCCCCTGCTGCGGATGCTCGGCCGGACCCTGCTGCTCACCGTGACGTGTCTGCTCGCGGCCCTGCTGTGCGCGGGCATCGCGCTGCCGGTGCCGGTGTGGATCCTTGCCCTGATCCTCGCCGCCCTCGGCTTCTGCCTCGGCGTCGGCCAGCCCCTGTCCATGACGACGGTCGTGCAGGCCGCCCCCGACGGCGCACGCTCCACCGCCCTCGCCCTGCGGCTGACCGGCAACCGCCTCGGGCAGGTCGCCGCCCCCGCCGCGGCCGGCCTGGTCGCCGGAGTCGCGGGCGTGGCCGCGCCGTTCGTGATGCTCGGCGCGCTGCTACTCCTGTCGTCGGGCATCGCCCTGCGCTCATCGGCATCGGCGAAGCCGCCCCGGAACCCCAGCGAACCTCGGCGGACGCACACGCCCGTACGCCGCAAGAGCGACCTCTAG